GCAGAAGCCGGCCTTAAGCGTGGGCTGAGTGAACTCGAACTCCGACGGGCGCTTTCCGCGCTCGGTCGAGATGATGACCCATCTTCCGACAATCGGGTCTTTTCTTAGTTCTGGCATTATTTTTCCCCGCAGAAAAAGAGGCGATTGGAGGAGGTGAGCGGGAACTGGAGCTAAAGGGATCGAGGAGAGCCGGTTTTCCTAGCTAAGCATTTCTCGCCTTTTCGAATTCTTCTTCTTCCTTCTTGCATTCTATGCAGCAGGTGGTGACCGGTCTTGCCTCGAGCCTCTTCTCCGATATGTCCTCGCCGCAGAGTTCGCAGACGCCGTAAGTGCCGTCGTCTATCCTCTTGAGAGCCTCCTTGATTTTGGTTATGAGCTTTCTTTCCCTGTCCTTGACGCGAAGCAGGAAGTTCCTGTCCGTCTCAAGGGAGGCGCGGTCCGTGGGGTCGGGGAAGTTCTCTTCCTTCCCGCTCATCCCTGAAACGGTCTTTTCCGCCTCGCTCAAGAGCTCTTCGAGTTTTTCATTGAGGAGGATCTTGAAGTACTCGAGCCTGTCCCTTTCCATAATCAAAGAGTATATCCGAAAAGGCCTCCTGATGTAAATAGTAATCTATGTTCTTTATTTTCGCCGCGTTTCACGCGGACCTGACCTTATGAACATGGGAAAGAGACGAGGCGCGCTAAGGCTCTCCCTCGCGCATGTAGTCGCCGCTCTTGCCGCCGGTCTTCCTTACAAGCCTTATATCGGTAAGCTCCATGCCCTTATCGGCGGCCTTGCACATGTCGTATATGGTAAGGGCCGCGACCGAAACGGCCGTAAGGGCCTCCATCTCGACGCCGGTCCTCGATGCCACCCTGGCGGTCGCCGTTATGTCGATTCCGGGCGGGTCCATGACGGGCTCGAACTCCACCTCCACGCTCGTCACGTTCAGCGGATGGCAGAGCGGTATGAGCTCGCCCGTCCTCTTGGCGGCCATTATACCGGCGACCCTTGCGACGCCGAGGACGTCCCCTTTTTTCATCTCGTTCGCGAGGACGAGGTCCAGGGTCTCCCTTTTCATAAGGACCCTCCCCTTTGCCATCGCGACCCTTTCGGTCACGTCCTTGGCCGTCACGTCTACCATGCGCGCCTTGCCGCGCCCGTCTATATGGGTAAGAGCCATCTAAAGCCCTCCTTTACGCAATAAAGCCTCAGGCTGCCGGGAACCGGCGCCCTCAGTTGCCCGCCTCCACGATGCGGCCGTTCTCCACTGTGAGGATGAAGAGCCTCTTTTCGGCCTCCCTCCTCGGATTAAAGGAAATGGCGCCTGTCGCGCCCCTGAACTCCCTGAGTCCCTTGAGCCTGTCCCTCACGTCCTCCCTGCCGTAGCCCGGGCCGGAGCCCGTGACGGCATGAAGGAGCATCCGGGCGGAGTCGAAGGCATGGGCCGAGAGTATGCCGGGGCTCTTCCCGAAGGTCGCGCCGTACTCGCGCGCGAACTCCTCGGTCCCGCTCCTCCTGCTCATGGCATAGAACCCGTCCACGAAGACCGCGCCCTCGACGTTTTTACCGGCAAGTTCCACAAGCCTCGGCGAGTTCCAGCCGTTCGAGCCGAGGAGCTTAACGTCCTTGATGCTGAAATATTCGAGGTAAGGCGCGATTAGCGCGGCCTGCTCATGCGAATCGGGTATGAAGAGCGCGTCCACCCGGATAGTCGGCTCGAACTCCCTGATAACGCGCCTCCCCTCC
The genomic region above belongs to Deltaproteobacteria bacterium and contains:
- the dksA gene encoding RNA polymerase-binding protein DksA, whose product is MERDRLEYFKILLNEKLEELLSEAEKTVSGMSGKEENFPDPTDRASLETDRNFLLRVKDRERKLITKIKEALKRIDDGTYGVCELCGEDISEKRLEARPVTTCCIECKKEEEEFEKARNA
- the moaC gene encoding cyclic pyranopterin monophosphate synthase MoaC, whose protein sequence is MALTHIDGRGKARMVDVTAKDVTERVAMAKGRVLMKRETLDLVLANEMKKGDVLGVARVAGIMAAKRTGELIPLCHPLNVTSVEVEFEPVMDPPGIDITATARVASRTGVEMEALTAVSVAALTIYDMCKAADKGMELTDIRLVRKTGGKSGDYMREGEP